One Prunus dulcis chromosome 8, ALMONDv2, whole genome shotgun sequence DNA window includes the following coding sequences:
- the LOC117637607 gene encoding SUMO-activating enzyme subunit 2: MASLKHLPAVKGAKVLMVGAGGIGCELLKTLALSGFQDIHIIDMDTIEVSNLNRQFLFRQSHVGQSKAKVAREAVLKFRPHISITPYHANVKDSDFNVDFFKQFNVVLNGLDNLDARRHVNRLCLAADVPLIESGTTGFLGQVTVHVKGRTECYECQPKPAPKTYPVCTITSTPSKFVHCIVWAKELLFAKLFGDKNQANDLNVRSSDGASSSKQAEDVFEHRKDEDIEQYGRRIYDHVFGYNIEVALSNEETWKNRNRPKPIYSSEFMPNDLSQQNGSMEKNGAANDMSSVSAMASLGMKNPQDVWSLKENSRVFLEALKLFFLKREKEIGNLTFDKDDQLAVEFVTAAANIRAASFGIPLHGLFEAKGIAGNIVHAVATTNAIIAGLIVIEAIKVLQNDTKNYRMTYCLEHPTRKMLLMPVEPFEPNRSCYVCSETPLSLEINTHRAKLRDFVEKIVKAMLGMSLPLIMHGPALLYEVGDDLDEEMVANYAANLDKVLSELPTPVTSGTMLTIEDLQQELSCQINIKHREEFDEEKEPDGMVLSGWTQAPSVVKDDKESIANAGSTSNEPPVEAEKNDEIEIPPEKKRKLSENSEAGDQDSSSVDGDTRNPDKLQVLDDDDELMIFDNWDSVANKKIRMQ; encoded by the exons aTGGCTTCCCTGAAACACTTGCCTGCTGTAAAG GGCGCGAAAGTGCTCATGGTTGGGGCAGGTGGTATTGGCTGCGAGCTCCTTAAGACTCTCGCTCTCTCTGGCTTCCAAGACATTCATATT ATTGACATGGACACTATAGAAGTCAGTAACCTCAACAGACAATTCCTCTTTCGACAATCACATGTTGGGCAATCCAAGGCTAAA GTTGCTCGGGAAGCTGTCTTAAAATTTAGGCCTCACATAAGCATTACTCCATACCATGCAAATGTTAAGGATTCTGACTTCAATGTGGACTTCTTTAAGCAATTTAATGTTGTATTGAATGGACTTGACAACTTAGATGCGAGGCGACATGTGAATCGCCTATGCTTGGCAGCTGACGTTCCCTTGATTGAAAGTGGGACAACTGGGTTCCTTGGACAG GTGACTGTACATGTGAAGGGAAGAACAGAGTGCTATGAATGCCAACCAAAACCTGCTCCGAAAACTTATCCTGTCTGTACCATTACCAGTACTCCATCAAAG TTTGTTCACTGTATTGTATGGGCGAAGGAACTTCTCTTCGCAAAATTGTTTGGGGACAAGAATCAGGCAAATGATTTGAATGTCCGCTCTAGTGATGGTGCTAGCTCATCAAAGCAGGCAGAAGATGTATTTGAACATAGAAAAGATGAAGACATTGAGCAGTATGGAAGGAGAATATATGATCATGTATTTGGTTATAACATTGAGGTAGCTTTGTCTAATGAGGAGACTTGGAAAAACCGCAACAGACCAAAGCCTATATACAGTAGTGAATTCATGCCTAATGATCTCAGTCAACAGAATGGAAGTATGGAAAAAAATGGTGCAGCCAATGATATGTCTTCAGTATCTGCCATGGCATCTCTAGGAATGAAGAATCCACAGGATGTATGGAGCCTTAAGGAAAATTCCAGAGTCTTTCTTGAGgctttgaaattatttttcctGAAAAGGGAAAAG GAGATTGGAAATCTGACTTTTGATAAAGATGATCAGCTAGCAGTGGAATTTGTTACTGCTGCTGCCAATATAAGGGCCGCTTCTTTTGGAATCCCATTGCATGGCCTTTTTGAAGCTAAAGGCATTGCTGGTAATATTGTACATGCTGTTGCAACAACGAATGCTATTATTGCTGGGTTGATTGTCATTGAGGCAATCAAGGTGCTGCAAAATGATACAAAGAATTATAG GATGACTTATTGTCTGGAACATCCAACAAGAAAAATGTTGCTCATGCCAGTGGAACCATTTGAGCCTAACCGGTCTTGCTATGTCTGTTCAGAG ACACCATTATCTCTAGAGATCAATACTCATCGTGCAAAGTTGCGGGACTTCGTAGAAAAGATAGTTAAAGCCATGCTTGGGATGAGCTTGCCACTCATTATGCATGGCCCAGCCCTTCTTTATGAAGTTGGTGATGACCTGGATGAAGAAATGGTTGCAAATTATGCAGCAAACCTTGATAAG GTGCTGTCTGAGCTTCCTACTCCAGTTACCAGTGGAACCATGCTGACAATTGAGGATCTTCAGCAAGAACTATCATGCCAGATCAACATTAAGCACAG AGAGGAATTTGATGAGGAGAAGGAGCCCGATGGAATGGTTCTCTCTGGGTGGACTCAAGCTCCTTCAGTGGTAAAGGATGACAAGGAGTCTATTGCAAATGCTGGAAGCACATCAAATGAGCCTCCAGTGGAGGCTGAAAAGAATGATGAGATTGAAATTCCtcctgaaaagaaaagaaagctgTCTGAGAATTCCGAGGCGGGCGATCAAGATTCATCAAGTGTTGATGGCGATACAAGAAATCCTGATAAGTTGCAAgttcttgatgatgatgatgagctTATGATATTTGATAATTGGGATTCGGTCGCCAACAAGAAGATAAGAATGCAATAG
- the LOC117637260 gene encoding probable carboxylesterase 18, with protein sequence MATSFSSNSQPAASAWASLPWKTRLSVSVLSKLTDHARRADGTINRRLLSFIDFKSSATPTASVKGVTTSDVTVDPTRQLWFRLFVPDATSSPSSSSLPVLVFFHGGGFSYLSPASFAYDTVCRKFARKIPAVVVSVNYRLCPEHRYPSQYDDGFDVVTFLDQNDDVLPKNADRSRCFLAGDSAGANVAHHVAVRAAREKDRFRVVKPVGLISIQPFFGGEGRVESEIRLHGAPLVSITRTDWLWKAFLPDGSNRDHEAANVTGPNAVDISGLDYPSTLVFVGGFDPLLDWQKRYYQWLKKSGKEAKIIEYPNSIHAFYVFPELPESNQLLSQVKDFVASV encoded by the coding sequence ATGGCGACGTCGTTTAGTTCGAATTCCCAACCCGCCGCTTCCGCATGGGCTTCTCTTCCTTGGAAGACCCGCCTGTCGGTATCGGTTCTGTCAAAACTAACGGACCATGCTCGCCGCGCTGACGGCACCATCAACCGCCGTCTCCTCAGCTTCATCGACTTCAAGTCCTCAGCCACCCCTACTGCTTCAGTCAAAGGCGTCACCACCTCTGACGTCACTGTGGACCCCACTCGCCAGCTCTGGTTCCGTCTCTTCGTCCCCGATGCGACGTCGtctccctcctcctcctccctgCCCGTCCTCGTTTTCTTCCACGGTGGTGGCTTCAGCTACCTCAGCCCGGCCTCATTCGCGTACGACACCGTTTGCCGGAAATTCGCCCGCAAAATCCCCGCCGTCGTCGTCTCCGTCAACTACCGCCTCTGCCCCGAGCACCGCTACCCTTCCCAATACGACGACGGATTCGACGTCGTCACCTTCCTCGACCAAAACGACGACGTACTCCCCAAAAACGCAGACAGATCCCGGTGCTTCTTAGCCGGGGACAGCGCCGGAGCCAACGTGGCCCACCACGTGGCGGTTCGAGCAGCTCGGGAGAAGGACCGGTTTCGGGTGGTGAAACCGGTTGGGTTGATCTCGATACAACCGTTTTTCGGAGGAGAGGGCCGGGTCGAGTCCGAGATCCGACTCCACGGAGCGCCTCTGGTGTCGATAACCCGAACCGACTGGCTTTGGAAGGCGTTTTTGCCGGACGGGTCGAATCGGGACCACGAAGCTGCGAACGTGACTGGGCCCAACGCGGTGGACATATCAGGTCTGGATTATCCGAGCACGCTTGTGTTCGTCGGGGGATTCGACCCGCTGCTGGACTGGCAGAAGAGGTACTATCAGTGGTTGAAGAAATCCGGGAAAGAGGCTAAGATAATCGAGTATCCAAACAGTATCCATGCCTTCTATGTGTTTCCGGAATTGCCAGAATCCAACCAGCTCCTTTCCCAAGTCAAAGATTTCGTTGCTTCTGTGTGA